The following are encoded together in the Echinicola jeungdonensis genome:
- a CDS encoding glycoside hydrolase family 2, which translates to MDNGNKYPNINIAGSKYPNPASKDMAHGYTNHTQIKWNGILGDISIQPISNKILKVLQVYPNPEEGILNVKLNKDGIISNPLSVTIVDQEGNSIISEAISDYTEEKNVVKFQFSVKELEVWDEFNPQLYTIEVNSEGEKVTKTFGNRSLGHKNGELTLNGHRIFLRGNLECVIFPLTGRPPMQKEEWLRLYQKAKDYGLNHFRFHSWCPPEAAFVAADEIGMYLQVELPHWSLKVGEDQKTFQFLENEANKIIADYGQHPSFIFMSMGNELEGNFGMLNDLVSELKEKDSRHLYATTTFSFQKPVGTRPEPQDEFFATQWTDKGWIRGQGVFNEFSPNFKTDYSANSKQVEIPLISHEIGQYSVYPDINEIEKYTGVLQPLNFIAVKNDLENKNLLSLAPDLTEASGKLAAMLYKEEIERALKTPSFDGFQLLQLQDFPGQGTALVGLLNAFWESKGAISAEEFSKFNSPLTPLARFEKAIYKSGENFIATFEISNFYKELKDQKLVVSLTNSTGAPITEEVIENIDLSIGNNTSLGNLEVPVKVDTADVWELKIKVEGTDFENSWPVWVYPATSIKPNREVHITTSFAEADQLLKEGKKVLLNPDLEDLNGVEGRFVPVFWSPVHFPDQPGTMGLLIDKDHKALADFPTKEYTQWQWWDLCIHSKSLILDELSIKPIVRVIDNFVTNQSMGNLFEAKVGNGKLIVAAIDL; encoded by the coding sequence GTGGATAATGGAAATAAATACCCTAATATTAACATAGCCGGTTCCAAATACCCTAATCCAGCCTCAAAAGATATGGCACATGGATATACTAACCATACCCAAATAAAATGGAACGGTATTCTTGGAGACATTTCAATCCAACCTATTAGTAATAAAATTCTTAAAGTCCTTCAGGTTTATCCAAATCCCGAAGAAGGAATTTTGAATGTCAAGTTAAATAAAGACGGAATAATTTCCAATCCGCTATCAGTTACAATTGTGGATCAAGAAGGAAATTCTATCATTTCAGAAGCTATCTCAGACTATACCGAAGAGAAAAATGTGGTGAAATTTCAATTTTCCGTAAAAGAATTAGAAGTTTGGGACGAATTTAACCCACAATTATACACCATCGAAGTTAATAGTGAAGGTGAAAAAGTCACCAAAACATTCGGAAATCGAAGCTTAGGTCATAAAAATGGTGAACTTACCCTAAATGGCCATCGTATATTTTTACGTGGAAATTTAGAGTGCGTTATTTTCCCACTAACCGGGCGCCCCCCTATGCAAAAAGAAGAGTGGCTAAGGCTGTATCAAAAGGCTAAGGATTATGGCTTAAATCATTTTAGGTTTCACTCCTGGTGTCCTCCGGAGGCTGCATTTGTGGCAGCCGATGAGATTGGAATGTACCTTCAAGTAGAGTTACCCCATTGGAGTTTAAAAGTAGGTGAAGACCAGAAGACATTTCAGTTCTTAGAAAATGAAGCAAATAAAATCATTGCTGATTATGGCCAACATCCTTCATTCATTTTTATGTCTATGGGGAATGAACTGGAAGGTAATTTTGGGATGCTTAATGACTTGGTTTCTGAATTAAAAGAAAAAGATAGTAGGCATCTTTATGCCACTACGACCTTTTCGTTTCAAAAGCCTGTGGGAACCCGTCCTGAACCTCAAGATGAGTTTTTTGCTACCCAGTGGACCGATAAAGGTTGGATTCGCGGGCAAGGGGTATTCAACGAGTTTAGTCCTAATTTTAAAACCGATTACTCGGCCAATAGTAAGCAGGTTGAAATCCCATTGATCTCCCATGAAATTGGGCAGTATTCTGTTTACCCGGATATCAATGAAATTGAAAAATATACCGGGGTATTACAGCCACTAAATTTTATAGCGGTAAAGAACGATCTTGAGAATAAAAACCTGCTTTCTCTTGCTCCAGATTTGACTGAAGCCTCAGGGAAATTAGCAGCTATGCTTTACAAAGAAGAAATTGAAAGAGCACTAAAAACACCTTCTTTTGATGGTTTTCAGTTGCTACAATTGCAAGACTTTCCCGGTCAGGGAACAGCTTTGGTTGGACTTTTAAATGCCTTTTGGGAATCTAAAGGAGCTATCAGTGCAGAAGAATTCAGCAAATTTAATAGCCCACTTACTCCTCTTGCTAGGTTTGAAAAAGCTATATACAAGAGCGGAGAAAACTTTATTGCAACTTTTGAAATTTCCAATTTTTATAAAGAATTAAAAGATCAGAAACTTGTAGTGAGTCTTACAAATAGTACAGGCGCACCTATCACTGAAGAAGTTATCGAAAATATTGATCTTTCAATTGGAAACAACACTTCTTTAGGAAATCTAGAAGTTCCTGTAAAAGTAGATACTGCTGATGTTTGGGAACTTAAAATTAAAGTTGAAGGAACAGATTTTGAAAATAGCTGGCCGGTTTGGGTATATCCTGCTACGAGTATCAAGCCAAACCGTGAAGTCCATATTACAACCTCTTTTGCGGAAGCCGATCAACTTTTAAAGGAAGGAAAAAAGGTATTATTAAATCCTGATCTAGAAGATCTAAATGGAGTAGAAGGACGCTTTGTACCAGTATTTTGGAGTCCGGTCCATTTTCCAGATCAGCCTGGTACGATGGGACTTTTAATTGATAAAGATCATAAGGCTCTTGCGGATTTTCCAACAAAAGAATATACACAGTGGCAATGGTGGGATCTGTGTATACATTCAAAATCATTAATTCTGGATGAGCTTTCCATTAAACCTATTGTTCGTGTTATAGACAATTTTGTAACCAACCAAAGTATGGGTAACCTTTTTGAAGCCAAAGTTGGTAATGGAAAATTAATTGTTGCAGCAATAGACCTTTAA
- a CDS encoding glycoside hydrolase family 2 protein, giving the protein MKNILLILILLCASTTIYAQNQSQNSLSLDGEWSFIIDSTAQGINKNWHKELPAAATQVKVPHTWNTNDATADYAGLAWYQKKISIPDNWENKTIRIQFEAVYHDATVYVNGQEVGKNLNAGYTPFSFDITDYLKTNQSNTLVVAVDNSYSDKNLPYLKAFDWTNDGGIIRSVALETSGKYTIRYVHVKPELNLRDSTGTVKVEVKLFGKNNKTLNFNFSYKDKQSGKSIATEKIEIEPVNGIYTTNFDLGEISPWHFDAPNLYELETSITAKDEVSDTDLAVFGFKKVEIKGEKLYLNGEAVRLPGIEYMPGSNPKYGIAEPKSYMDSIVRSMKELNVVITRFHWQQDDYMISLMDKYGILVQEELPWWQKPASLTPELVKTAKKQLTDNIESHYNHPSIFSWGISNEINGSTDDTQYRNLRDYVKDLDATRFVTIVSNRIWQKKQDDPMLLGDMATWNEYIGTWHGNDRNELPGKLDTVKRAIGNQPLLITENGLCEPAMTGGDARRIDDMIFHIKEWSSHPWIMGYIYFSLNDYRTQMGEEGFGKYKIRRHGITDISLNRKPSFSVLKQLASPINITKVQRETDTSAAIALEVKASIPSYTLRGYILEYKNSERKLITIELPDLAPGDTYDTILENINPQFQFKVLRPTGFIVAQY; this is encoded by the coding sequence ATGAAAAATATATTATTAATACTTATCCTCCTTTGTGCAAGCACAACAATATATGCCCAGAATCAGTCTCAAAATTCCTTATCTCTTGATGGAGAATGGTCTTTTATAATTGACTCAACAGCACAGGGCATTAACAAAAACTGGCATAAAGAATTGCCTGCCGCTGCTACCCAGGTTAAGGTGCCACATACGTGGAATACCAATGATGCTACAGCTGATTATGCAGGTTTAGCTTGGTATCAGAAAAAGATTTCTATCCCTGATAATTGGGAAAACAAAACCATTCGTATACAATTTGAAGCAGTTTATCACGATGCTACTGTTTATGTGAATGGTCAAGAAGTAGGCAAAAATTTAAATGCAGGATATACTCCTTTTTCCTTTGATATCACAGACTATTTAAAAACCAATCAAAGCAATACTTTAGTTGTTGCTGTAGATAACTCGTACTCAGACAAAAATCTACCCTATCTGAAAGCATTCGACTGGACCAATGATGGTGGCATTATTCGCTCTGTTGCTCTAGAAACTTCAGGAAAGTATACAATACGCTATGTACATGTTAAACCTGAACTAAACTTAAGGGACAGTACAGGCACCGTAAAGGTAGAAGTTAAACTTTTTGGGAAAAATAATAAGACACTAAATTTTAACTTTAGCTATAAAGACAAACAAAGCGGCAAATCAATTGCTACGGAAAAAATTGAAATTGAGCCAGTTAATGGTATTTATACAACCAATTTTGATCTGGGTGAAATATCACCTTGGCATTTTGACGCTCCTAACCTCTATGAACTTGAAACATCTATAACTGCTAAAGACGAAGTTTCTGATACAGATCTTGCAGTATTCGGCTTTAAAAAAGTAGAAATAAAGGGAGAAAAACTTTACCTCAATGGGGAAGCTGTTAGACTCCCAGGTATTGAATACATGCCAGGCAGTAACCCCAAATATGGAATCGCAGAGCCAAAATCGTACATGGATTCAATAGTGAGATCTATGAAAGAATTAAATGTGGTTATTACCCGTTTTCACTGGCAACAGGATGATTATATGATAAGTCTTATGGACAAGTATGGCATTCTTGTACAAGAAGAATTGCCATGGTGGCAAAAGCCCGCGAGTCTTACTCCAGAGTTAGTAAAAACAGCAAAAAAACAACTTACTGACAATATAGAGTCCCATTACAACCACCCGAGCATCTTTTCCTGGGGAATTAGTAATGAAATAAACGGTTCTACCGATGATACTCAATATAGAAATTTACGTGATTATGTAAAAGATTTAGATGCTACTCGCTTTGTTACTATAGTTTCAAACCGAATTTGGCAGAAGAAGCAAGATGATCCTATGCTTTTAGGGGATATGGCTACATGGAATGAATACATTGGTACCTGGCATGGTAATGATCGTAATGAGTTACCAGGAAAATTAGACACGGTAAAACGTGCTATTGGTAACCAACCTTTACTTATTACAGAAAATGGACTTTGCGAACCGGCAATGACAGGTGGTGATGCACGAAGAATTGACGATATGATATTTCACATTAAGGAATGGAGCTCTCACCCCTGGATAATGGGATACATTTATTTCAGTTTAAACGATTATCGTACGCAAATGGGAGAAGAAGGTTTTGGTAAATATAAAATCCGTCGTCACGGCATTACTGATATTTCTCTAAATAGAAAACCTTCCTTTTCAGTATTAAAGCAATTAGCTTCTCCTATAAATATCACCAAAGTACAACGTGAAACAGACACTTCTGCCGCGATTGCTTTAGAGGTTAAAGCGAGTATTCCGTCTTACACATTGCGTGGTTATATATTAGAGTATAAAAACAGTGAAAGAAAATTAATCACCATTGAGCTTCCAGATTTAGCACCAGGAGATACATATGATACAATTTTGGAAAATATAAATCCACAATTTCAATTCAAAGTACTTAGGCCAACCGGTTTTATAGTTGCTCAATATTAA
- a CDS encoding GH92 family glycosyl hydrolase — protein sequence MTYNRYFNINISVINNLFVLVFVFFSLHSCKIKDNKEESVSKEETDYTAKVYPHLDTKNSRWFYFSSASRPFGMVNLSPDTQISGAWGSGYRYDTDTIKGFSHVHAWQLSGISVMPVTFSEENKSNIYTDFYSHFSHETEEVSPGFHKLSLSRFNIDVTLTSTTRVGFSKYTFLSNRNKGILFNLNTMLGPSSNAEGSLKQLDKKTFQGSIIATPTQRRPKPTKIYFYVSLNEPITSLNKDSETGNALLTFSDQTKELKMKIGLSYTSAENAKNNLEAELPEWDFEQIVKNSKQQWNNLLGRIEVTGSTPKAQCRFYTDLWHALQGRRIISDHNGQYPDNTGESFRIKQIPLDANGNPQFNHYNSDSFWGAQWTINTLWGLVYPEIMQEFSLSLMQYYKDGGLVPRGPSGGNYTYVMTGATSTPFIVSAIQKGIINENIDSIYVALKKNHMPGGIMTKAGYEHNTSKGGGLSYYIKKGYVPYPLPDGDFGLHQDGAGLTLEYAYQDWTLAQLAKKLNLKEDETYFLKRAKNYKEVFNPKLGWMQPKDISGNWLENFDPYEDEIGFVEANAAQSTWFVPHDLEGLATLMGGKEKAAKKLHTQFNEAEKIGFTSGDSHEVELHPEFNRIPINYGNQPSIQTAFIFEKLDRPDLTQYWSRKIIDSVFSGLNKDTGYNGDEDQGLMGSLAVLMKIGLFQMNGGTEANPSYQIGSPIFNKVTIHLNPEFYSGKTFNIVAENNTPENCYIKEIKLNNKILPVTNLNHSDIVSGGTLNLKMSKNPN from the coding sequence ATGACTTACAACAGATACTTCAATATAAATATTAGTGTAATCAATAATCTTTTTGTTCTGGTTTTTGTTTTCTTTAGCCTACATTCCTGTAAAATAAAGGACAACAAAGAAGAATCTGTTTCAAAAGAAGAAACTGATTATACTGCAAAGGTTTATCCTCATTTAGATACAAAAAATTCAAGATGGTTCTACTTCTCCTCTGCAAGTAGACCATTTGGAATGGTAAACCTGAGTCCTGACACTCAAATTAGTGGTGCCTGGGGCAGTGGCTATCGATATGATACCGATACAATAAAAGGTTTTAGTCACGTTCATGCCTGGCAATTATCGGGTATTTCCGTTATGCCCGTTACTTTTTCAGAAGAAAACAAGTCTAATATTTACACAGATTTTTATTCTCACTTTAGTCACGAAACCGAAGAAGTCTCTCCTGGATTTCACAAGCTCTCACTTTCGAGATTTAATATCGATGTTACTTTGACAAGCACAACACGTGTAGGTTTTTCAAAATATACCTTTTTATCAAACCGTAATAAAGGTATATTATTTAACCTGAACACCATGTTAGGACCTAGCAGTAATGCCGAAGGGAGCTTAAAACAGCTTGATAAGAAAACCTTTCAAGGATCAATTATTGCAACTCCCACGCAAAGAAGGCCAAAACCAACTAAAATATATTTTTATGTAAGTCTTAACGAACCAATAACTTCATTAAATAAAGATTCAGAGACAGGGAATGCACTGCTTACATTTTCAGACCAAACCAAAGAGTTGAAGATGAAAATAGGTCTCTCTTATACTTCAGCTGAAAATGCGAAAAACAATTTGGAAGCTGAATTACCAGAGTGGGATTTTGAACAAATAGTAAAAAATTCAAAACAGCAATGGAATAATCTGCTGGGCAGAATAGAGGTTACAGGTAGTACGCCTAAAGCACAGTGTAGATTCTATACAGATTTATGGCATGCCCTCCAAGGACGGAGAATTATCAGCGATCACAATGGACAATATCCTGATAACACAGGAGAATCATTCAGGATTAAACAAATTCCGCTTGATGCAAACGGAAATCCACAATTCAATCATTACAATTCAGATTCATTTTGGGGTGCTCAATGGACTATAAATACTTTGTGGGGGCTCGTTTATCCCGAAATTATGCAGGAATTTTCTTTGTCTTTAATGCAATATTATAAAGATGGAGGCCTGGTTCCACGTGGACCTTCGGGTGGTAATTATACTTATGTGATGACGGGAGCTACTTCAACTCCATTTATCGTTAGTGCTATACAAAAAGGTATCATTAATGAGAATATTGATTCAATTTATGTGGCTCTCAAAAAGAATCATATGCCAGGTGGAATTATGACTAAAGCAGGGTATGAGCACAATACTAGTAAAGGCGGTGGTTTATCTTATTATATAAAGAAAGGTTATGTACCCTATCCCTTACCCGATGGAGATTTTGGTTTACATCAGGATGGAGCAGGTTTAACTTTAGAATATGCCTATCAAGATTGGACATTAGCTCAACTTGCAAAAAAATTAAATTTGAAGGAGGATGAAACTTATTTCCTAAAACGGGCTAAAAATTACAAAGAAGTTTTTAATCCTAAATTAGGTTGGATGCAGCCCAAAGATATTTCAGGAAACTGGTTAGAAAATTTTGACCCTTATGAGGATGAAATAGGTTTTGTTGAAGCAAACGCTGCACAATCAACCTGGTTTGTACCGCACGATTTAGAAGGTTTAGCAACTCTTATGGGAGGTAAAGAGAAGGCTGCGAAAAAACTCCACACTCAGTTTAACGAAGCAGAAAAAATAGGCTTTACATCTGGAGACTCTCACGAAGTCGAATTACACCCGGAATTTAATAGAATACCTATTAATTATGGAAACCAACCCTCTATCCAGACCGCATTTATATTTGAGAAATTGGACCGTCCAGATCTTACCCAATATTGGTCACGTAAAATTATTGACAGTGTATTCTCGGGTCTAAACAAAGATACCGGATATAACGGAGATGAAGATCAAGGACTTATGGGCAGCCTAGCAGTATTAATGAAAATAGGACTATTTCAAATGAACGGTGGAACTGAGGCTAACCCTTCTTACCAAATTGGAAGCCCAATTTTTAATAAAGTTACCATTCATCTAAATCCTGAGTTTTATTCAGGAAAAACCTTCAATATCGTTGCTGAAAATAACACACCAGAAAACTGTTATATAAAGGAAATAAAACTTAATAACAAAATTTTGCCTGTAACAAACCTAAATCATAGTGATATAGTATCTGGCGGCACTTTAAATTTAAAGATGTCTAAGAATCCGAATTAA
- a CDS encoding glycoside hydrolase family 2 TIM barrel-domain containing protein, whose product MAETMGILLWEELPLYWGIDWNIPQVLEKAKNQFTELINRDYNRASSIIWSIANETAPTEARDEVLIDLAEHVRSIDNTWLVSAAYKKD is encoded by the coding sequence TTGGCAGAAACAATGGGAATTTTGTTGTGGGAAGAATTGCCTTTGTATTGGGGAATTGACTGGAATATCCCCCAAGTATTGGAAAAAGCAAAAAACCAGTTTACCGAATTAATCAACCGGGATTACAACAGGGCCAGTTCCATCATTTGGTCCATTGCCAATGAAACTGCACCAACCGAGGCAAGGGATGAGGTTTTAATTGATCTTGCTGAACATGTTCGGTCAATTGACAATACCTGGTTAGTGTCTGCAGCTTATAAAAAAGACTAG
- a CDS encoding radical SAM protein: protein MKTKEIVQSKIPDPRNQDAKIKAQKVILGFKKELVEFFVRLRILRIVFRHFQNPVKVLKILKTLDSNRRKISGPGRVNKFIKINGRYFWNLYIPGSNSLAFDRFFEAEINRISPIPGKTNRFSNIFIAFTKKCPLKCEHCFEWDVINKKEKLGLNDIQMIIKKFQLKGVAQFQITGGEPMLRVDDIVEMIQSSHKGTDFWVLTSGFNLTYANAQKLKQAGLTGVVISLDHFDPESHNLFRGFKKSYQWVEEAVRNSIASSLVTALSICVTKTFVSESNLMRYAELAKKLGVSFVQILEPKALGHYSGKDVQLAPEQEKILEEFYLKMNFDKRFRDFPIITYHGYYQRRVGCFGAGNRHLYIDTDGDLHPCPFCFSKTGNALDGSLDDSIAELQAKGCHSFNDSNIR from the coding sequence ATGAAAACTAAAGAAATCGTTCAATCCAAAATACCTGATCCCCGTAATCAGGATGCAAAGATTAAGGCTCAAAAAGTTATTCTTGGCTTTAAAAAAGAACTTGTTGAATTTTTTGTTCGTCTCAGAATTTTAAGAATTGTATTTAGACACTTTCAAAACCCTGTCAAGGTTTTGAAAATTCTGAAAACGCTGGACAGCAACCGAAGAAAGATTTCCGGTCCTGGAAGGGTGAATAAATTTATAAAGATTAACGGAAGATATTTTTGGAATTTATATATCCCTGGGAGCAACTCCCTTGCTTTTGACCGTTTTTTTGAAGCGGAGATTAATAGGATTTCACCCATCCCAGGGAAAACAAACCGCTTTTCAAACATCTTTATTGCGTTTACAAAAAAGTGTCCTTTAAAATGTGAGCATTGTTTTGAATGGGACGTGATTAATAAAAAAGAAAAATTGGGGCTCAATGATATTCAAATGATCATAAAAAAATTCCAGTTGAAAGGAGTGGCGCAATTTCAAATTACTGGTGGGGAACCAATGTTGAGAGTTGATGATATTGTCGAAATGATACAATCTTCCCATAAAGGAACTGACTTTTGGGTCCTCACCTCCGGTTTTAATTTGACCTATGCTAATGCTCAAAAATTAAAACAAGCGGGCCTCACTGGTGTAGTCATTAGTTTGGATCATTTTGATCCGGAAAGTCATAATTTGTTTCGTGGATTTAAAAAATCATACCAATGGGTCGAAGAGGCAGTTAGAAATTCCATTGCTTCAAGCTTAGTAACGGCACTTTCTATTTGTGTCACAAAAACATTTGTGAGTGAATCAAATCTTATGAGATACGCTGAACTTGCAAAAAAATTAGGGGTTTCATTTGTCCAGATTCTTGAGCCAAAGGCGTTAGGGCATTATTCAGGAAAGGATGTTCAGTTGGCCCCAGAACAAGAAAAAATATTAGAAGAATTTTATTTAAAAATGAATTTTGATAAGAGGTTTAGGGATTTTCCGATTATCACTTATCATGGATATTATCAAAGGAGAGTTGGGTGTTTTGGTGCCGGAAACAGACATTTATATATCGATACTGATGGGGATCTTCACCCTTGCCCTTTTTGCTTTTCTAAAACGGGAAATGCTCTTGACGGATCACTGGATGATTCCATAGCGGAATTGCAAGCGAAAGGATGTCATTCATTCAATGATTCCAATATTAGATAA
- a CDS encoding IS1595 family transposase, with amino-acid sequence MNIINFINRFPDESSCIKFIREQRTKSGIICKRCSCNRHYWLENKKSFQCASCGFRTSIKSGTVMENSNLPIRTWLLAMTFITATKKSFSASELQRQLGMKRYEPVFRMYHKLRKVMGQRDDIYRLEDMVEYDEAFVGKATKAKSQNKLKRGRGSQKQSIVAVMAESTVLENPESGKLEKSCRYFKMKKIKNLEAKTAQGLVKEFIDQDSVLQTDKSTTFSDLGDCIEVHVREVSGTDKGHFNLKWVHIAISNLKKQLQTYHMISERMMQNYLDEFSYKLNRKYFGQKLFDRLIIASIYPYWHDCG; translated from the coding sequence ATGAATATAATCAACTTCATTAATCGGTTTCCTGACGAGTCTTCCTGTATTAAGTTCATTAGAGAACAAAGGACAAAATCGGGCATCATTTGCAAACGGTGCAGCTGTAACCGTCATTATTGGCTTGAAAACAAGAAGTCCTTTCAATGTGCTTCATGTGGGTTCAGGACCAGCATCAAGAGTGGTACTGTTATGGAAAACAGCAACCTTCCAATTAGGACCTGGCTGCTGGCCATGACCTTCATAACCGCCACTAAGAAGAGCTTCAGTGCCTCAGAGCTACAAAGGCAGCTTGGGATGAAGCGGTATGAACCTGTTTTCAGGATGTACCATAAACTCAGGAAGGTCATGGGACAACGCGATGATATCTATAGGCTTGAGGATATGGTAGAATATGATGAGGCCTTTGTAGGAAAAGCCACCAAAGCCAAATCCCAAAACAAGCTCAAAAGAGGCAGGGGCAGTCAAAAACAGTCCATTGTAGCGGTAATGGCCGAATCGACAGTTTTAGAAAACCCTGAATCCGGAAAGCTTGAAAAGAGCTGTAGATATTTTAAAATGAAGAAGATAAAGAACTTAGAGGCAAAAACAGCCCAAGGTCTGGTCAAAGAATTCATTGATCAGGACTCAGTGCTTCAAACAGATAAGAGTACCACCTTCTCAGATCTGGGTGACTGTATTGAGGTTCATGTCAGAGAGGTCTCTGGAACTGATAAAGGCCATTTTAACCTCAAATGGGTTCATATAGCCATAAGTAATTTAAAGAAACAGCTGCAGACATACCATATGATAAGTGAAAGGATGATGCAAAACTATCTTGATGAGTTTAGTTATAAGCTCAACAGAAAATATTTCGGTCAAAAACTTTTTGACCGGCTCATTATTGCTTCCATTTATCCTTACTGGCATGATTGCGGATAA
- a CDS encoding LacI family DNA-binding transcriptional regulator, translating into MKRRPSTITDIAKALNVSASTVSRALHDSPSISQETKDAVIALAKQLNYQPNMLAVSLLNKKTKTIGVIVPEITSYFFATVISGVQDMVEEANYKLIICQSNESFEEEKKLIETLSLGRVDGFLISPSSKTTNFEHLEKLRASGNPVVVFDRDCPNFEADKVLVDDYDGAFQAVDYLVKTGCQRIAHITGPKNLTTCQHRKAGYLDALKKNGRTVNPDYITEVEGFTSEDGEEAAKKLLDLDTPPDAIFAINDAVAIGAMAVIREKGIHIPEEISLVGFDDEPYSKYFKPSLTSVWQPVYDLGMLSSRILMNHILNDLEDYNYRYELLKPELIIRNSSRPLP; encoded by the coding sequence ATGAAGCGTAGACCCAGTACAATAACCGATATTGCTAAAGCCCTCAATGTTTCTGCCTCAACGGTTTCCAGGGCTTTGCATGATAGCCCTTCTATTAGTCAGGAAACAAAGGATGCTGTAATAGCTTTGGCAAAGCAGCTAAATTATCAGCCCAATATGCTGGCCGTTAGTTTACTGAATAAAAAAACAAAGACCATTGGTGTCATTGTGCCTGAAATTACAAGCTATTTTTTTGCCACCGTTATCAGCGGGGTTCAGGATATGGTGGAAGAGGCTAATTACAAATTGATTATTTGCCAATCCAATGAATCCTTTGAGGAAGAAAAAAAGTTGATCGAAACCTTGTCTTTGGGTAGGGTCGATGGCTTTTTGATTTCCCCATCCTCGAAAACAACCAACTTTGAACATTTGGAAAAACTCAGGGCTTCAGGAAACCCGGTAGTGGTTTTTGATAGGGATTGTCCCAATTTTGAAGCGGATAAAGTGTTGGTGGATGATTATGATGGGGCTTTTCAAGCTGTGGATTATTTGGTGAAAACGGGGTGCCAACGGATAGCTCATATAACAGGTCCAAAAAATTTGACCACTTGTCAGCACCGAAAAGCAGGGTATTTGGATGCCTTAAAAAAGAATGGGAGAACCGTCAATCCTGATTATATTACCGAAGTGGAAGGTTTTACTTCTGAAGACGGCGAAGAGGCGGCAAAAAAATTGTTGGATTTGGATACCCCTCCTGATGCTATTTTTGCAATTAATGATGCTGTTGCTATTGGGGCGATGGCCGTTATCAGGGAAAAGGGAATTCACATTCCTGAGGAAATTTCACTGGTTGGATTCGATGATGAACCGTATAGCAAGTATTTTAAACCTTCACTTACCTCAGTTTGGCAGCCGGTATATGATTTGGGCATGTTGTCCTCAAGAATTTTGATGAATCATATTCTGAATGATTTGGAGGATTATAATTACAGGTATGAATTGCTTAAACCGGAACTGATTATTCGGAATTCTTCAAGGCCATTGCCTTAA
- a CDS encoding class II fructose-bisphosphate aldolase, translating into MKVSPKDLYNHCYGKYGIAAINVFTMEQVLGVFKAASISKSPVIIQTTPVARDYANPVMLLNMIATGAQIFPEVVYALHLDHGNEFHIDAALEEGHYTSLMIDASNDSFEKNISRTLSVVQSAHSKGLVVEAELGVLSGVEDDMEVDEANSRYTQPDEVEEFVSRTGCDSLAIAVGTSHGAYKFSGGQGIQFGILKEINKRLPGYPLVLHGGSAVDPKETQEINELGGQLKSGSRGVSEEELKAAIGLGVCKVNIATDLRVLWTRVHREFFNNHPDQFDPIVPGKKYQEELVEFCLKKFELLGSTGKAVAFDTQSV; encoded by the coding sequence ATGAAAGTTAGCCCTAAGGATTTGTACAACCACTGTTATGGAAAATATGGCATTGCAGCCATCAATGTTTTTACCATGGAACAGGTTTTGGGCGTATTTAAAGCGGCTTCCATCAGCAAGTCTCCGGTCATCATTCAAACCACCCCAGTGGCAAGGGATTATGCAAACCCTGTCATGCTGCTGAACATGATAGCAACTGGAGCCCAAATTTTCCCGGAGGTAGTTTATGCCCTTCATTTAGACCATGGCAACGAATTTCATATTGATGCAGCCTTGGAGGAAGGCCACTACACTTCCCTTATGATTGATGCCTCCAATGATTCTTTTGAAAAAAATATTTCCAGAACCTTATCGGTAGTCCAGTCCGCCCACAGCAAAGGGTTGGTCGTGGAGGCTGAATTAGGAGTGCTCAGTGGTGTGGAGGATGATATGGAGGTAGATGAGGCAAATTCCCGTTATACCCAACCAGATGAAGTTGAAGAATTTGTGTCACGCACGGGTTGCGATAGCTTGGCCATTGCTGTAGGAACCAGCCATGGGGCTTATAAATTTTCAGGGGGCCAGGGAATCCAATTTGGGATTTTAAAGGAAATCAACAAAAGACTCCCAGGGTATCCATTGGTTTTGCATGGCGGATCAGCAGTGGACCCGAAAGAGACTCAAGAGATCAATGAATTGGGTGGACAATTAAAATCCGGATCCCGGGGGGTATCAGAGGAAGAATTAAAAGCTGCTATTGGATTGGGTGTGTGCAAGGTGAATATCGCCACTGACCTAAGGGTACTTTGGACCCGGGTTCACAGGGAATTTTTCAATAACCATCCCGACCAGTTTGACCCCATAGTTCCGGGGAAAAAATATCAGGAAGAATTGGTGGAGTTTTGCTTGAAGAAGTTTGAGTTGTTGGGCTCAACTGGAAAGGCAGTGGCTTTTGACACCCAATCCGTCTAA